The DNA sequence TCCGTACAACATGATAtattctgttcctctctctatCCTGAATATCTAATATCTAAATTTTAGGTTTTAGGTTGAGAATTTCTTCCTCTGCTCTTCAGCCTCACACGGTTCTTTCCACTTTCTCCCTTTTGATACACATTATGAATTAAGAGATGAGGCTTGTGTCAGATTTATTGTCCAGATAGTGTATACTGTAGTGTAATGAAAATTCAGGACTCAAAGAGCATAATCTCATGGCAATGTTTCACACTTATCATGccatttaaacattacattgcattaacaTTGAAATGGTGGTACAGCAAGGAACAGGTCAGGGTGCCCATAGTTGTCTCAACATCAATAATTTGTCATGGCAAGCTGTACCCTGCAATGAGTTGAAGGGTTTAACTGGAAACCACACTaatcacatcacattaaatCCTGTCTTTGGTCCACAAAAATCAATTATTGATGAAAGATTTTCCTtatgtggggcgacatagctcaggaggtaagagcggttgtctggcagtcggagggttgttgGTTCAATTCCCCACCCTGGGcagtccctgagcaagacacctaacccctaaatgctcccaatgagctgattggtaccttgcatggcagcctttcaccgttggtgtgtgagtgtgagtgtgtgtatgggtgaatgagaggcatcaattgtaaagcgctttggataaatgtgctatataaatgcagtccatttaccatttaccttaATCATACTCCCAACTGAATCTTCAGAGGAAGGTTTCAAATAATCAATAAAGGGATGCAAATATCTTGGAGTATCTATAGCTCTAGTGTATAAAAACACAGCCTCTCTAGGTTTTATGTTCTGAATCTCTCACAAAAGTTATCATAATATACCTTTAGttcatttctttacatttttaaatacacatacatgggCCAATTAGGATTGGTTCCATATAGAAATTttgtaaacaaattattttcggGATGAGTTGGTTAATGAACACAAAAGACCTGAGCAATTTCTTTGTACAAGTTTGTCTTCTATGtgtgttatatttttaatgtaaaatctGTTGACTTTGTTCATGTTTGGCAGTTTTTGCCCTTATAGAAGAGGTGGGTGAGAAAGGTGAGTGTTACATTAAATTTAAAGTGAAGCAGTCCACTGTAGCATTATAGACAGCTGTCACTCCCAACATGCTTTGCATTGACTCGGCATAATAATGTGTTGCCCTTTAGGTCCAGACGTCCATGGGAACCATTCTCTCCTTGCTGCTGAGTGGAGGCATGAGGTTCTCCTCAGATAGGAAGCAGAGGGGGAAGTGGACCAGGAGGCCTTTGATTGCTTCCAGTTCCTCTCTAGCACGTTCAGGGTCTGTATCACACAAACGTTCCACTGAAGACAGTTCCTTTAGTGCACGCAGGCTGTGGATAGAGTCGGTGGGCAGACACTGGAAGACCTGGGCAAGAGGGAAAAAATTAGaatcatttttatctttattttatgtcTTGTGTGTTAACTGGAGTCACTGACAAAATGTGTCAAATTGCTTTGTTATCACATTTGTTGTGACAGAGAAAGCCATGAAAGTGATGCAAAATCAGGGATTGGGAAATAGTctggaagagagaaaagagaagtaCTGGGttgaggggggaagaaagaggtGGACGATTGACAGCTGGGGACAGTGAGTTGGGAAAAGGGGATGAAGGTGAGATGTGTATTGGTACTGCTTGTGTAGGCGTGTGAAAATCTCTGATAATAAGAAACTCCATTCTCACCTTGTCATAAATCATGGCATTTGATTCGGCAGTCTTGTTCCACACCTCAAAAAACTCATCACTGATTGGGTCCTGGATGTCAATGCAAGGTTCTGAATCTGCTGCCAAGAGGACTCTGGGATAAAGAATAAGTTCATAATGTTAAAGTAGCCATCATACCAATACGATTTCATAGAAGTTACTCAAATGGGTGATGTTACTGCATATTACATATAATGTAGTAGTGTATGCAAAGGATGACAATATATTTAAACCCTGCTCTTAACAAGCAAATATCAATAATACGTGTTAAAGTATAAATGAAAAGGCAAATACTTGAGAAACTATTACACAATATGTACAAATGATCCGTTTTGTAATTGTTACTTCACCATAAATGATAtgtaacaaaatcaaaactgtcCAATACCTGCATAAAATTGCACATTACATTTGTGAGCCTAAATATTTCCAGTACATGATGCATAGTTTGAAATTTCATCTTGAACCCCCCCCCATAGACACCCCCTGACCTGAAGCACTCCATGCGCAGGGCAAGAGTCAAGGGCCCTGCTTGGTACTCCTCGCCCCCCATACGGGACGGCACCCTCTCCGTGTCCTCCACCAGCACTGCCAGCTCACTGTCCCGACTACCCAGCATGCTGCGGTCATTGATATTGGCTGAGcctggtggggggcggggtttgagaAGAGGGGGAGAATTTGAATAGATCAGCGAGTGAGTGGGGTAATTATGGAGACAGAGGAATACAGTATTATGGAAGAGAACAGGAAAAGGCAAaggatgagaaatgagaaataaaacaagagcGGGATagaaaaaatcaatttttttcacTGCTGATCCCTTTACTGAGTAACATTACCTTACATAATTTGTCCATCACAGAAATTCTGAATATAAATGGATTGGACTGTAAAATTAAAAGTTGCAGAAATAGTATGTAATTCTAGATACAAACATCTGCCTGACAAGAGGGTGTGGTATTGGGCCTTTGTTGCACAAGGTTCAATGTACACAGGTAGCGTGGCCGAGCGGTCTAAGGCGCTGGATTAAGGCTCCAGTCTCTTCGGgggcgtgggttcgaatcccaccgCTGCCAAGATAATATTATTGTAACGGATTTATATAATAGGTATGGATACCATTGGTTACATTGTAAAATACCCTGTAAAATGTTCGCATTTAAAAACTAAATGCATTGTTAAAGGAATACACGGTACAATGTCATCTTGTCCCTACAACGGatcttctccaccctagctccccagtggtggaacaaactcccggTTCCTCTATGAAGTACTCCCTCATTACCTGTTTTCCACCGTGTTCTGAAGattcatctcttcagactatacctggactaactaactaTAACCACTCTGcggggcactcccaatctgggatcatttttatcacttaaaaccccctctttcatgctacacatgtacaCCCTGTGctactttcatgttacatgtacctccatccagcacttatattgtactttgtatcattatcttgatgttgtagcttgtcatgcctcctagtttgacttagcataggttaggtcagagagtaatgtatactgtgtgaactggattaTGAATAACTGTAACAAAATGAATATTGCACCTTATCGGACCTttagtatgcacttattgtacgtcgctttggataaaagcatctgccaaataaatgtaatgtaactgtaatgtaattcaatgaacatactgtatgagGACGGTTCAAGAAACAGACAGCAGGGGGTGCAGTACTATAAGATGCCAAGTTttcaattattaaattattatcaattaaaatgatgtatataatgtaatataccTGCACATTTGAAATTTACAATTAATCCACCCAGTGTAATGAATGTCTATTATGAAAGAACAGACAACCgaaacaataatattaatatccGGTGATTGTTTCATCACACCTCACCGGTGACCAGTGTTATTCCCTTTTTTACCTGTCACCACTGACTGTGAGCAGAAATTAAATTACTAACCAACGATGTAGCGGCGGTCATCGGCGATGATCATCTTGCTGTGGACGTAGATGAGCTCCGTGACCAGGGACTGAGCCAGCTGGGAGTGAGTGCGCACGCCACACAGGGAGATGTACTGGCTCCACTGGTCCTGCACTGGGAGAGGCGAGAGCGAGAGGGACACGCTGCCATCACTCTGCGACAAACAGTTACAACCAAAGAGGACGCTGGCAGGTAAAAGtcaggcaacacacacacacacacacacacacacatatacacgtgcacaaatattcacatacgtgcgcgcgcatgcatgcacgtacacaggaaataaaaactgatgttGAGTGTGGTGTGACAGACAAACAGTCAATCAGGAAGCCAAAGCAGGAAGGTCACTCACTGTGCTCCTTCAGTCTGGCCAGAATGGAAAAATCCCCTCGGCATATGGTCCTGTAACAAGCACAATCAACAACTGAGCGAGGGGTCAGGCCTACCCACTTACAGAAGCTGCTCCTAACTACATCACCCACTGCTAACTTTTCTTCCTTTCAATGGCTGCCACTCCCCTGGTTTTTGACTCTGTGATAACTCAAGCATTTCCTGATGCCTTTAAAACCTGAATTGTTTTAAACTGCTGACATGTCCATTGTAATTTATTGGTAccaaatacacatttgttttgtaagaatacaaggtaaaaaaaatttgtgcatgacattttgtttgacattgttttttactgtaattgtattctatattgaaaaaataataatgtcctTCAGGGgagcctgtacagtatgtgtgcgtacgtgcgtttTAAATTAAACTTACCTATAGGTGAAGTGGAGAATGGCCTGGATGGCATTACCTCCCCCTGCACTGATGTCACCCTCGAACCCAGGCAGCAGGGGAATCACCACAAACACCCGGTACTTCTTCTGTTCACTGTGTGTATGACGGCGGTGGGGGGTACATGAATGATGAATGAGAGAGATATAAACCTTCCGTGTAAACTCTGACTGTAATCCTGGTGTTCTCAACCTACTACCCATATAACATGCTGCTGTGAGAAGCAAATGGCTGCCTACTGCAGCAGAGTTGGTCAGTGGAGACCAACTCTGCTgcagttaaaatgtaaaaaaaaaaactgcatgtgaaacagtataacaacaacaatgtaAGAGGATATAGCCGGCGGCACAAATTCAGAACTGAATATGTCACTCAAATAAGTGAAAGAGTTGAAAACAATAGTTCTGACATAAACAATGAACACTGTCTAGCGTTGCATGTGTGAAAACATAGTGATAAAAACAGTAACACCACAGAGACCAACCTGTGTGCCCGCAGAATCCTGTTCACTATGGCATCACCAATGCCATTGTGTACATTCTTCCCATCTGCACAGCTGATGAAGAATTGATTCTAAGCAGAGATACATTGACCTTACAACATTGACCGTACCATAAAAATTTGTATCAAACTAAAGTACTTCCTGCTGCTAAAGGCTGCCAGTCCAATAGCAGGTAGTCCTTAGTATCAGTTTGTGTATTACATGATGATTGACACGTTTCAGCCACATTGAGTAATAATGAGCGACAGagtttcagtttttcagtgttGAGTCTGGTGCCGTGAAATCGGTGGTGTCCGTACCTCAATATAGATGTAGTGCTCACTGTTTTCTATGGTATGGATGTAAGCGTTGTGGATGGAGCTCTCACACGTCCCAGCAGACCAGCGATCCACAGAACGCAGCACCTGAAACAGAAGGCGATATGGGGAGGGAATGTGTCAGGGCAGTGTGAACGCTGGTGGGTCATAACAGGGATGCAGGGTATGTGAGTGAAAGAATGCACAGCTACTTAACAAGATTATACATAGGTTGAGAAGTTACACTGCGACTGTGGTTTTCAAGATGGGGGTTTAAATGCCAGGTTCAATGTTGCTCTTCAACATGTGACGTTTGTAGCATATAATGGCTTCTGTTTAGTACAACCGCAACATTTAACACAGCGCAGCCCACTTTTAAGCACATCGGGAATAATCCAGATGTAGCAATGAAAACCCAAACAACGAATCATTCCCACTGAAATGCGGGTTTAAATACTCAGTATGTAGTAATGAATTTTTCCaattcttaaatattttttgaccaGTAACACCGCTTTACAATTGTTGTCAAATCACAAAATGACATGAATGAAAACCCATTTATGTCAGAAAGTTTTAGTTCAGTTTCAGCAGTTCATATGCAGTGTGCTAGAAATTCTCATTCCTCCTTGTTTCGCAGTGCAATACAGCTGCAATTATGTTCATAAAATGTGACTTCGGTTTAGGAATAATTGTCTTTACACAAAGTTACTTGTTCCAttcacacaaatgcagtttgccTCTGTCAATATATCACTTCTAAGAATAACATCAGCCAAAATGAATGCCACTCTTACAAACAAGTTGCACTGTGCACGTTTGTACCAATACAACAAAATGACCTTATGTAACTCACCTTGGAGAGCGAATGTATGTGTGATGTATGCAGAGCACATTTTGACACTGTAATATTAACTGCTGTGTCATTAACAATGTGGGTGCTTACTCTAGGCAACATTTTTTCAACTGTTATACCCTTGAACTAAGAATCCTGTCCTATGCTACTTACCATTGTGCGATTTATGTCCAATTTTCATAtagtgtattacattacattacattacaggcatttagcagacgctcttatccagagcgacttacacaacttttttacatagcacttttacattgtatccatttatacagctggatatatactgaagcaatgcaggttaagtaccttgctcaagggtacaacggcagtgtccttacccgggaatcgaacctgcgacctttcggttacaagcgcagttccttacccactgtgccacactccgtcctgtaTATCCTTAATGATCAGAAATGTCCATTTCTCTACCTGCACTGATGCCTGCTTGCTTCCAGGGACCGTGAAGGGCAGACAATCTGCTGTGCTGTTGGATTTTGGAAGCAGACAGGGGTAGAAGTGGTCTTTATACTTGTTCTTGAAGATCTGCCAGGATAAATGAGATCACacaggagtgagtgagtgacagtaACATAGTGAGATGGACTGGTAGGATGGAGGAGGAAGTAAGAGGTAAAAAGAGAGGATATTTGTACATAATTTAGTTTTATGGTTGCGCGTCAATTTAACCCAGTTAACCTTGGCCAAAACTTTCAAGGCCATGCTTACTCCCCCTAAGTTCCTATCCAGGATGCAACCAAGGTAGTTAACAGAGGACTTAAACGACAGACTCCGGCTCCTAATTTTATATCCAGTTCAGAATCCTTACTTAGCCTAGCTTTTGAACCAAACAAGACAGACTCAGTCTTGCCTAAGTGTAGTAGAAGCCTATTATCTGATAACCAAGACCTTATCCAACATAGCTCATCAACTAGTATTTCCTGTATCCTGTCTTTATCTTTGTGTGACACTAGAATAGCTGAATTGTcagcacagaaaaacaaagagcaaGTGCATgctgctttcatttatattcaggaaaaaaagcaaacgaCCCAACAGAGTGCCTTTGGGCATCCTGCGGGTGATGGGCTTAGCCTTGGATAACTACCCACTAACCTCTACCTACTGACCCCTTCCTGACAATTAAAAAGCCAGCCAGCTGAGAGGTACGCCACCCATACCAAGGGCCCTTAACTTGGATACAAGGATTCTATGATCGATTGCGTCAGAGGCCTTTTGCAGGTCCTGTAAAACTACGGTAGACCACACATTTTGTCTTCATCTATTTCCCTCCTTATGAAATCTGTGAGATATAAGACACGTGTCTGTGTAGCAGGACTTCCTAAAACCAGATTATAGATCATAAATTTGATCAACTTTCTCAGAAACCTTGGAAATAAAAATCGATACTGGCCTATAATTACTTGGCTCGGTACAGCTCCCCTTCTTAAAGATGTGAATGACTTAAGCATGTTTATAATCAGCAGGTCCTTGGAATTTATCTAAAGACAGATTGACCACATTAGTTATATAGGGAGCAATTAAAACAGATGAGTCTCTTAAGAATCTGCCACTAATGCCATTAAGTTCAGTGGCTTTTTTAATATTTAGCTCAACCAGCATCTTAGTCACCTTTTCAACTGTAACCTTGCTAAAGGAGAAAGAGCCAGCTTTAACACCTAAATTGCTGTAGTATTTGAAGACAAGGTTTTCACAGTACTCTTGTGTTGTGTGCCAATTTGGAGACAAGCTTATTAGCCACAGAGCTAAAAGAAGTTTAAAATCTTAGCAACTCTGTTCTTATCAAACTCAGTGCCGCCATCAGCGCTTATGCCTTTCTTGCACTCCGTACCCTTGGTGAATAATTTTTCCCCCACAGCCCAGATCCTTCATTGCTTTCCATAAACTTCTGGGGTCCCTAACGTTTTCCTTGGTTATTTCCAAATAGTAATCCTGCTTTGCTGCCCTGattattttctgtgttaaatTTCTATATTCcttaaaacattcaaaatcaatttgcTCCAGGGACTGTCTACATTTAACCAAAGAGTCCTACAGTTCTATCATCTGCAAGATATTTAGATCAAACCATGGGTTAGTTCATTGTGTAACTCTAATTTGCCTGAATGGGGCCTCTGCGTTCAAAACCTGTTGGAACAAGTATAGTATTTGAAAGCTACCCACGCTTCAGCCACATCTCTAGCATGAAAGACATGAGGCATATCCACCTTTTCCAGGTGGAACCTGATTATATCCACATAGTAGCTTTTCAGAGAGTGAACTTAAATAGACTTATTCCCAAAAAATCCTTTTGGTGCAGTAGGTAAGAAAGTGGTCACTAATTGCATAGTTAACCACACCACtgtgcaatgcatttattttatcagACACAAGAATAAGATCAACCACACTCTGTGATTTTTCACATACTTGGGTTTGTTTAGCAATCATTTGAGCTAAGTCAATCTATTTAGACATTTGTAAAAGTACTGTAAGTACGACCTGATACATTGGTGACAACAGTATTAAAATGCAATGATATACACTCCTTCTCTGTGCCACCGCAGTTGGAGAGTGGAGctatgattatgttgtgatcgGACTATAACACACCCAAAACAGCACAGATTTTGTTTTAAGAAGGCAGATGTCAATCAGAGAAGATTTCATTATTGTCTTCCAGAGCAGATCTGATAATAAAATGATTGTCTgcacaaataaaagcacagaCTCCACCCCCATTGTGGTTTCACCTTTCGGGTGACTAACTGTCTATGTCTTTATCACAATCATTGATTGAGCAATCTAACCACATTTCATTGAAGCAAAACAACCCCACCTTAGATATGCCAACCAGGGAGCGAATTTCATCAATCTTCAGTGGCAAGCTCCTTACACTTTGTTCCACAAAAGCGTAGACTTTGCCACCAAAAACTCTGAATAATTCATGCCTTACTTTACTCCAAGTACCGCAACTGCTTAAATCAGGCAATGCGCATTGAGCTTTGGTGTTACCCAGAGCTCCCAGGTCTGTTAAagctttgacctctgacctttgtgAAATTCCATCTCTGGATGAAATGGCGGGCAAGGTCTCTGGCTGCCTTCCCGTGGTGCGCGGTGGCCAGGTCACGCCAAGGCATGCGAGGCACCTGGGTCCGGTCGATGTTGtctgagagagacaaagacaatGAAATTTTTCAGGATTAGTCATATTCCgattacatacagtaaataatgcataaatttaaatgcataatttaaatatacCATTAGCATATCAATTAACTTGATAGTCGGGAAAAAACATTTGggtaaatacagaaaaatactcTGTCAAAGTGTCAAATCTAAAATGAAACATGCCAGTGGGGTACAGAGCAATTTCACCGGGATTGAGCATTATGACAGGCAATTTCAGGTTGATACATTGAAATGATGTTGCCTGTGAAATGGCATAACAGGTTAAACTCTCCCTGCTTTCCGGTTCTCACACTGGTGTCAGAAGGTTAGCGTGCCTGTTGGTGGTGGTACAATGCAATGTGGATCAAACAGCTATTGGCCAGATGGACAGTGGTATGAGGACATGCACAGAAGGCATGCACAGTAAAAGGGGAAGACAAGAGGACATTACCCTATAATTATACACAAATGACCCAAATGTCCCACCTATGGCACAAGGGATCCAGGTTTTATTCACAATAGCTACAACAGATAAGTCACTATTATTACAATTCCACTTTAATGTGGCATGTGGCATATCCACACAGAACACCCTGTGAAATAGCAACTATAGAAACATTAAATCTATTAGTTCCCAAAACAAAGGTTCCTAGATTTAAAGAGGTGATACTTTatcaatgaaaaacacaatttctgaCTAAGATTCAAAATGCTTGTAGGCATCTGTGAGTATATGTGTTCACACGTGTGTACCCTCAAATGGGTGGTCCAGATGGACCCAGTCCTTATTGATGAAGTTGCTGTAGTCTTTGCCCAGCCACAGTTGAGTGTTGCCTGTCAGATCCCCTGGGCCACTTGGTTTCACTTCTGTTTCCAggggctgactggctggctcaTGAGAACCCTGGTCAACCACGTCACCAGCCTAGAGGGAACAGGAGCATGATGcttatgtgcatatgtgagcgtgtttctgtgtttgtgtgtgtgtgcatgtgatacAATTATGCCAAAACCAAGCCAGTGAACATTTTGCACTTAAAGTTACAACCttacattgattaaaaaaaatgttccacagCTACAACATGTTTGTACAACAATTTAAATTATGGGCAAATCTGCTTAGCTAGACCAGGAAGAAATGCAAAGTGTCAGGTCTTCCCAGTGTTCAAAGGAGGGTCTGCTATTAcctcaggccccgcctcctggaTTTTATGGGGTGTCGGTGCAGCACCCAGGTCTGATAGCCGGTAGTGACTGTCGTCCCACCTCCCATAGGCCAGGTCAATCCCGCCCACAAAGGCCACTGTTTGGTCAATGGCCACCATCTTCTCATGGTGCGCCCAAAGGAAGATGATGGCGGAGACGTGGTCTGGATGACGCAtgacctgagagagaacagaccagagaaggaagagagg is a window from the Anguilla anguilla isolate fAngAng1 chromosome 3, fAngAng1.pri, whole genome shotgun sequence genome containing:
- the LOC118223653 gene encoding phospholipase D2-like isoform X2, which translates into the protein MACPEEEEVEVTRVVGLMKRLYSRDDSPLSQDELDCLTQNSEERPFLVTHHLRGVREGGVPLLLQGTPVTCRVNSTERYTTRSKVRVCTLYTVKLTHGQFTWTVKRKYKHFQELHRDLYKHKILLNLLPLGRFAAQRQQLEAMSEEMPSLHGSERGRRTSSKPKYLEEYLSNLLENNFCRNYHGMLEFLDVSLLSFIKDLGPKGLEGFILKRSGGHRIQGLNCIGHHQFCYRWSRRWLVAKDSFLLYMKREAGEISFVLLFDPELKVQVGRCYTDTKYGVCIQNFTRNLVIKCSSYRQAQWWSHEIRRLAEPCDFLQTHRFQGFAPPRENTLTKWYVNGSGYFSDLADALEQAKEEIFITDWWLSPEIYLKRPATDNYWRLDEILKRKADQGVKVCVLLYKEVELALGINSDYSKRTLMNRHPNIKVMRHPDHVSAIIFLWAHHEKMVAIDQTVAFVGGIDLAYGRWDDSHYRLSDLGAAPTPHKIQEAGPEAGDVVDQGSHEPASQPLETEVKPSGPGDLTGNTQLWLGKDYSNFINKDWVHLDHPFEDNIDRTQVPRMPWRDLATAHHGKAARDLARHFIQRWNFTKIFKNKYKDHFYPCLLPKSNSTADCLPFTVPGSKQASVQVLRSVDRWSAGTCESSIHNAYIHTIENSEHYIYIENQFFISCADGKNVHNGIGDAIVNRILRAHSEQKKYRVFVVIPLLPGFEGDISAGGGNAIQAILHFTYRTICRGDFSILARLKEHMQDQWSQYISLCGVRTHSQLAQSLVTELIYVHSKMIIADDRRYIVGSANINDRSMLGSRDSELAVLVEDTERVPSRMGGEEYQAGPLTLALRMECFRVLLAADSEPCIDIQDPISDEFFEVWNKTAESNAMIYDKVFQCLPTDSIHSLRALKELSSVERLCDTDPERAREELEAIKGLLVHFPLCFLSEENLMPPLSSKERMVPMDVWT
- the LOC118223653 gene encoding phospholipase D2-like isoform X1, which produces MSWDLLLMLFWECLSGERRRLPRPVNWVSKAKACSTMACPEEEEVEVTRVVGLMKRLYSRDDSPLSQDELDCLTQNSEERPFLVTHHLRGVREGGVPLLLQGTPVTCRVNSTERYTTRSKVRVCTLYTVKLTHGQFTWTVKRKYKHFQELHRDLYKHKILLNLLPLGRFAAQRQQLEAMSEEMPSLHGSERGRRTSSKPKYLEEYLSNLLENNFCRNYHGMLEFLDVSLLSFIKDLGPKGLEGFILKRSGGHRIQGLNCIGHHQFCYRWSRRWLVAKDSFLLYMKREAGEISFVLLFDPELKVQVGRCYTDTKYGVCIQNFTRNLVIKCSSYRQAQWWSHEIRRLAEPCDFLQTHRFQGFAPPRENTLTKWYVNGSGYFSDLADALEQAKEEIFITDWWLSPEIYLKRPATDNYWRLDEILKRKADQGVKVCVLLYKEVELALGINSDYSKRTLMNRHPNIKVMRHPDHVSAIIFLWAHHEKMVAIDQTVAFVGGIDLAYGRWDDSHYRLSDLGAAPTPHKIQEAGPEAGDVVDQGSHEPASQPLETEVKPSGPGDLTGNTQLWLGKDYSNFINKDWVHLDHPFEDNIDRTQVPRMPWRDLATAHHGKAARDLARHFIQRWNFTKIFKNKYKDHFYPCLLPKSNSTADCLPFTVPGSKQASVQVLRSVDRWSAGTCESSIHNAYIHTIENSEHYIYIENQFFISCADGKNVHNGIGDAIVNRILRAHSEQKKYRVFVVIPLLPGFEGDISAGGGNAIQAILHFTYRTICRGDFSILARLKEHMQDQWSQYISLCGVRTHSQLAQSLVTELIYVHSKMIIADDRRYIVGSANINDRSMLGSRDSELAVLVEDTERVPSRMGGEEYQAGPLTLALRMECFRVLLAADSEPCIDIQDPISDEFFEVWNKTAESNAMIYDKVFQCLPTDSIHSLRALKELSSVERLCDTDPERAREELEAIKGLLVHFPLCFLSEENLMPPLSSKERMVPMDVWT
- the LOC118223653 gene encoding phospholipase D1-like isoform X3, translated to MSEEMPSLHGSERGRRTSSKPKYLEEYLSNLLENNFCRNYHGMLEFLDVSLLSFIKDLGPKGLEGFILKRSGGHRIQGLNCIGHHQFCYRWSRRWLVAKDSFLLYMKREAGEISFVLLFDPELKVQVGRCYTDTKYGVCIQNFTRNLVIKCSSYRQAQWWSHEIRRLAEPCDFLQTHRFQGFAPPRENTLTKWYVNGSGYFSDLADALEQAKEEIFITDWWLSPEIYLKRPATDNYWRLDEILKRKADQGVKVCVLLYKEVELALGINSDYSKRTLMNRHPNIKVMRHPDHVSAIIFLWAHHEKMVAIDQTVAFVGGIDLAYGRWDDSHYRLSDLGAAPTPHKIQEAGPEAGDVVDQGSHEPASQPLETEVKPSGPGDLTGNTQLWLGKDYSNFINKDWVHLDHPFEDNIDRTQVPRMPWRDLATAHHGKAARDLARHFIQRWNFTKIFKNKYKDHFYPCLLPKSNSTADCLPFTVPGSKQASVQVLRSVDRWSAGTCESSIHNAYIHTIENSEHYIYIENQFFISCADGKNVHNGIGDAIVNRILRAHSEQKKYRVFVVIPLLPGFEGDISAGGGNAIQAILHFTYRTICRGDFSILARLKEHMQDQWSQYISLCGVRTHSQLAQSLVTELIYVHSKMIIADDRRYIVGSANINDRSMLGSRDSELAVLVEDTERVPSRMGGEEYQAGPLTLALRMECFRVLLAADSEPCIDIQDPISDEFFEVWNKTAESNAMIYDKVFQCLPTDSIHSLRALKELSSVERLCDTDPERAREELEAIKGLLVHFPLCFLSEENLMPPLSSKERMVPMDVWT